ATACGCTAAACCATTCACTCAAATGGTTGCTTAGCGGTCAAGGTGGATGCTCAGCGGCAGTCTAGAGCACAATTGTTTCTAGACTTGTAGAACCAAGTTGCACTCAACGTCACACCAGTACCGCTCAATGCATATTAGAAACCAACacattcaaatttataattttgagaaCCATAGACTTGTTCAGACGATTAAATTGGTATTCCTGACTTAGTGtctactttaattttaaaaataatattattaaaataatcaaattttactaTTCTAAATACACAATCAATTATAAAgcacaattatatttttttaccgACTATAAATCAACAAATatagatgaaatataaaatgtatttattttaaagattaaaactaCACTCCTTGTCTTATCTGAAtatagatatttaaattatcatctcaaagttttaagatatatttttaagtttaatcaaCACTTTGATGATAAGAGTGTGTCAAGTTagtctcaatttaaaaaaaaaatcaattacatccaaatttttgaaaagaatctaaatttagtatttttttaaaaaaaaaaatactaaggGCATGTCATGTTATTGCTTGccttagtaattttttttgttaagaagAACATGTAATTGAaatactttttcaataaaaaaaacatattttaaaggtttttaaaAATGGAGACCAACTTAACACATTgccattaaattttaaataaaactgattgatgaaaataaaatatctttttattgttaatatctTGTTATATTTCTCTTTGAAGAAGATTGAGAATATGATATCTCTATTGGAATATAAAGAGTATGCTTGATACATATGGtactttcaattttattgaaattattttatttgaaaagtaataaatcataatcaattactattttttaaatatagatcaaaacaatatttctagttaaaatatttcaaaaatattattatttttaaaatataacataattttgtaaaacaaGCATTCTTCTAAATCTTGTCATCAAAATTAGATGAAGgacatgtttgatttttttaatgacttaaaaagaaatagcattttttaatggtttgtttcaattgaaaaaaaagaagtggGAAACAGTTGAAAACTCATTTCAATATTGCacaaatgtttaataaaaaaaataaattgtaattaaacaaataatttttatttttgaaataatcatttacattttattttaagtataaacAAACTTCTCCAAAATCCAATTGAATAAAAGGAGatatttttctcattaataTCATCTTGTAAATGGAACGAATATTTTGATTacaatttgataattttttttcccatCCAATTGAATAAAAGGAGatatttttctcattaataTCACCTTGTAAATGgaacaaatattttgattacaatttgataattttttttcccatctctttatataatttctttttgatttgttgtttttcttgttaATCAGTCAATCAGGGTTAGATAGGCGGCTAGGGTTTTGACTTTCTCATGCTACCAAAAGGCTTAAACCTCGCATTTGCCTCCCCACATTCCCTTCCTTTCTCTTCTCCGCCCTTTTATTAAATACCGGTGATCAATTCCCTAAAAGATCAAACTTTGATCAGCCCACCAGTTTCTTTCCAACATTCTCATCTGGGTATTCCCAATTTTTTGATTTCATCTTTCTCCCTCTCAGAAGCTGTCCACATTCTAGACTCTCACCTTTTCTTTATTGTCTGTTCAGTATTGATCATTTGATTGTATATCAgtgttttaaatttgataaagtTATTGATTCAGTTTATTTTGGGCTTGAAACATACTACTGATTCAAGTCCATTAGCCaagaatcaaatcaagatagaatcaaaatttgattgaatttgatcAAAATTTCGCCATGAGTTTCTCTGACCACATTCCATCTTTTATGATGTCACCGCCGTCATTTTCGACAGACACAGATGCCATTGAAGTGAGGCTTCAATTTCCAATGAACAACGATTCATTGGAGCAACATTCACAGCAGGATCAACCCCCTTCGATCAAGAGGGCAAGAATTGGTGATAACAACAACTCCTATCCAATGGCATGCCCTCCAAGGATGATTCAGAACCCCAATTTTAATAAGGGAACCAGCCACATTTTCTTCAAGACTCGCATGTGTGCAAAATTCAGAGTTGGGGCTTGTAGGAACGGTGAGAATTGCAACTTTGCACATGGAGTTGAGGACATGAGGCAGCCACCCCCGAACTGGCAAGAGCTTGTTGGATTACGCAATGAGGAGCGGCTACCCTCCGGGAATTGGGATGATGACCAGAAAATTATACAGAAGATGAAGCTGTGCAAGAAGTATTATATTGGGGATGAATGCCCCTATGGTGATAAATGTAGTTTTCTTCATGAAGACCCTGCTAAGTTCAGGGATGATTCGGGGAGGTACAGAGAGAGCACAGCTATAAACATCGGAACTAATGGATCTCCAAAGGCATATGGTGATCCTTCAAATTGTTTAGAGAGTAATAAGGTTGTCAACACTGGCTTAAATGTTTCCCGGTCGAATGTTAAGTCCACCTATTGGAAGACTAAACTGTGCATCAAATTTGAGACAACAGGGCACTGCCCCTTTGGGGATGACTGTCACTTTGCTCATGGGCAAGCAGGTACTTCGAATTTCCctttttgattgattgattgttggTTTTGGTTCTacattgttttcatttgttCTGTTAGATCATTTGAAATCAGTTCTTGATTTAGACCagattttgataaaattttccTTAATCACTTGTAGCAGAAAAAAGTAAGTCGAATTTCTAATTTGTGCAGTTAGTCTTCTATGAATATTGTAGAAAAAAACTATACAAACATAGCTCCTTCAAGGTTATGTTTAGAACTAGAAGGTCATTTTCTATGATGCTGTTGTACTTGTTAATGATCTAATCTCCAAAGAGATTGCTTCCTAAACAAACAAGATACAAAGAGCGTACTTGATTGAGTGTCATTTGGTCTTTGTGTATGAGCATTGAGTATTTCTTGGTGCAACAGACGTTGCTTCTGTtcaaaagtaattaaacatttCTATAGTGTTTAATTAAATCtttgttcacatgtcacatatgCATGGAAATAAACATTTTACTATAAACCGTCGTTAGGAATTTTCTGTGATAGAAATGTCCTAGATTTTCTCTATAATTAAGTAGTTGACCATCTATTTTGTAatgcattaaaattaaaatacaaagagTGCACTTGACTGAAGTTTATAGTAGTTTGGTTTGGCatactttgtgaaaaaaaatctcGAGTGTTACCAGCAATCCCCATGCTGAAGAATTAAACATGGTGTCATGACCCACTTGATTATTTATGTCTTTCAAATATATCACAAAAGATCAGGATATTGCTTCTGCATAATTCTGAATGATCAATTTGTCATCATCGCTTGATTTCTGCTAATGGCTCAGATATTTTATGCCCGgctcataaaaaatttagatgtacTTTCACTAGGATGGGATAATAACTTTATGTTCTTATTATGAGCAAAATGTACGTGTACACTCTTGAAGTACCATGATTCCTTAGTGTTTTTGTGTTGCAAACCCAGAGCTACAATTTCCTGGTGGACGCAATGAGGCAGAAACTGCAGGTGCCGCTCCAGTTTCAAATAAAGCTACCATTCCAACCTTAGCAAGAGCTACACCAGTTCCTTCTAATGATGCTCCTCCAAGCCAGAGAGCAAGTGTACCTCCTGCAAATGAAGAGGAGCAGGGCAAGAAACATTTACTGAAGTGGAAGGGACCCAAGAAAATCAACCGAATTTATGGTGATTGGCTTGACGATTTACCACTTGGTCACAACTTGCCAGGTAGAGTTGGAATCTGAATTGAAGTCTGTGCTCTTGAAAAGTCTCATCAATTGGATTAGGAGATTGAATTCTTCGTTGACAGAATTTTGAAGTGTGATCACTCGGTGATGGTGATCAGTTCATAGATTTATTTGTTCTTACttattttttctatcaattgTTATAGTTTTCTTATTCTAATTAGAGATGTGCAATCTCATTGTACATTGAGGTTTTGATGGATTTAGGAATTTAGCCAAATTTGTGagaagaaaaccaaattctgaGTTGTGTGCGATCCTGATTCAGGTTCATCAATTGTCAAATTTTCTGGAGCGAACCCAGGTCTTAAATAGTTAAACTATAGTATTCTATTTTTACTCATGCATTGAATATGATCATTTGGCCTTTGGTACGTTTTCTTTTTCCAGTTCCATCACACCATACGTTGTTCTCGTAAGTTTCAACGTTGGATCAAGCTTATTGCAAATGATCCACACAATTCATAGAAACAAATGTAGAGAAAACACTTAATTGTGTGAATTTTTTGCAAGTTTACTTCAAATAGAAGGGTTGTGTTTTTATAAGATTTGTATCTGCATCAAAATATAGCTGTGTGAGATTCAGGTTTAGCAGTTATTCTATGATTTGTTATCTCTTGTTTTGACTGGTTAAGTAAccaacattttttaaatgaaaattaattagcAAACTAAAACTAGTTATAAAAGATTGGttataatatagttataaaaGGTTGACCTAGCTACTTATTATAGactttttaaaaaggtttaGTCTAAACTAggaatctttttaaaaatttattttactatatcaATATGGACCTAAGTATAGATCAGTTTATTCAATTCAAATCACATAAGCAAGCACAAAAATTATACATACAtgtataattgttaaaataaacttaaccTATTGCACGTACCCAAAATAACTGCAAGTCGAGTCTGACCATATGTTCTAATTTGAATTGGATTATTTTTAACTCATCCCATTTGATCTAGTCTAAATGGATTTAGATCAGGTCATTTATAAGATAatagttataattaaaaatttaaaataatatatatatatatatatttttaacttgaatagatatattataatatatatatatatatatatatatatatatatatatatatatatatatataaatttttcatacctaaaatttaaatttacattcaATAATGacttaaatgttaaaaatttatatttgtgtttttatttatttaatttctattaatattaattttaaacttggTTTTTGAAACcatgtattataaattaattttattaaataaaaaaattgtatcgaACTATATAGtttgatgtaaaatatttagtattttaatgtttttgtatgGTTTGTAGTGTAGCCAAGTCATGAGTGGGACCGGAAACTGAAAAAGCGACACGTGTCTCACTATTGATATTTTCCACAACGATCATCGTCACCTACCAACCACTTCTAGTCTCCCTTTTGACCTTGCACCTGTCAAAAATGGAAGCAAAACTTGAGCTTGTCAAGTTTCTTCAATGCTTTGCAAAATTATTCTTCCATAACAGACTCCCCACCAAACTGCGGTATCTCTAACAAGACATTTCTCGCAAAAGCAAGGCTTCTCCCGCCAGCATGTCCATAAACGTTCACTCCCATGCCTTCGCCGGCAACCCTCTTCTCTCCAAATTCTCGTGTTCAGGCCACCCCCTTCCACCCTCTTCAGCTCTTGAAGCCCTCAACGCGAAAATTGGGCTACCGAATACTCATTCGTATCCCTCACTGAGCTTCAAGGTACTACCTTTCAGAAATGGGAGGCCCTTGGCTTCGTCCGAGGCCAGCTCCGGCGACTCGCCACCGATTTGGCATCTGGGTTGGCTCGGCCTGGACGATCTCAGGGTTATTTTCGACAAGTCCGGTGCCCAGTTGAGTGTGGACTCGTTGGTGTATCTGAATTCGAGTGCAGAGGACGACGCCGTTTACTGGGCAATCGATGTTTCTGCTGAGGTAATTGAATTGGGTAGCAAAACGGGTTTGAGTTTTGTGGAGCTTCGAACGCTCATGGTGGCTACCGACTGGTCGGATTTGCAAGCAATGGGAAGCTTGGCTATTGCTGGTCATGTAAGTTCATTTTGTAACATGATCAAACCACTAAGTTTTTTTGTTACATAATATACATTATCACTAAAATAGTTACAAATTCTAATTATATGAAGCACATAAAACAAAACTCTTATTActgtgagaaataaaaattataaatatagtcTATTAAGTTATATTTGAGTTATCAAAGTTATCACTTTAATTGGTGAGTACCACTCTGCATTTTAGTCAAACATTTTATACTGTAATAAAATGCGCAATTTCTTAGAGGCGTCAAATTCATAGTTAtctatttatcttattttagttGGCCTTTTATCAAACTATTACTTATATAGTGAATTAGTGTATGATACTGTCGGAGCAATGTCACTGCAACTTCTTAATAACTGGGTTTGGCCTAGCCAGGCTAAAGCGCTGCTAGAATGGCATAATGTATCACGATTTTGTGGACATTGTGGTGAGAAAACAGTCCCAATGGAAGCTGGACGAAGGAAGCAATGTTCTAATGGTTCATGCAAAAAGAGGATATACCCGCGTGTTGATCCGGTTAGTTGTCTTCTGTTTCTAAGTGTTGATTTGATAAAAGGATGATCAAGTgttaaatcaattatttgtttgttgcttACATGATCTTATGTAGGTGGTCATTATGCTTGTAATTGATAGAGAGAATGACCGTGCTCTTTTGGCTAAGCGACCAATGCGTCTACATCGATTGTATACTTGCTTATCAGGTTTCACAGAGGTACATCTCGACAACTTTAAGACCTTTCATTTTTTAGGGACTTAAAAAGGTTTTCTGTTGTCACATTACAGCATGAGGTAGCATAGCTTGgtaaattgacatttttctgtTTGTGTTCCTTGAAGCTTCCATTTATGTGGTCTGGAATTCTTGAACTTCCTTTGGTTCTGTAAATTGGTCACTATTATACGTGCTGACAGACAAAAACTCTGTAATTTTTTATCTGTGACAAGTTCAACCTTCTccttaaaaggagaaaaagtgCCTCTAAGGCCAGGTTTCATGAGCTTAAGAGTTCTTTTTTGTCTGGGGATCGCGTTTCATAGTTGTTTtcgatttgatttttattttccttctatacaaaaatataattagattcTATCCCCTTGTTCCATTTAGCCAGGGGAAAGCTTGGAGGAAGCTGTGAGAAGAGAAACATGGGAAGAGACTCGTGTTGAAGTGGGAGAAGTTGTATATCACAGTTCTCAACCGTGGCCTGGTATAtcacttaattttaattaaactctagtctttgataattttatcatatcGCTTTTGTTTGCATGAGAAACATTTAGGTTTGAAACATGAAAAGAGATTTACAAACATATCCTTTGAAATTAGGAGTGTAAccaataaataaacataaagaagATCTTAAATCAAGTTTGTTTGAATTATATGGGTGTGGCACAGGGTAACAAGCACAACCAAAAGGTTTTAGAAAATGATAGTCTGGTAAATTTTTAAACAGAAGACGATATGGAGACACATTATTCAACACAGGTGGGGCAGCACGTTAATAATAGATATAGCAAAATTAATAGCTTCCCCCAGTAACTCATAGGTAAAGACGATCCAGCCAATAATGATAAAACCAACATCAACCACATgtctatg
This genomic stretch from Vigna radiata var. radiata cultivar VC1973A chromosome 7, Vradiata_ver6, whole genome shotgun sequence harbors:
- the LOC106767594 gene encoding zinc finger CCCH domain-containing protein 39 isoform X1, yielding MSFSDHIPSFMMSPPSFSTDTDAIEVRLQFPMNNDSLEQHSQQDQPPSIKRARIGDNNNSYPMACPPRMIQNPNFNKGTSHIFFKTRMCAKFRVGACRNGENCNFAHGVEDMRQPPPNWQELVGLRNEERLPSGNWDDDQKIIQKMKLCKKYYIGDECPYGDKCSFLHEDPAKFRDDSGRYRESTAINIGTNGSPKAYGDPSNCLESNKVVNTGLNVSRSNVKSTYWKTKLCIKFETTGHCPFGDDCHFAHGQAELQFPGGRNEAETAGAAPVSNKATIPTLARATPVPSNDAPPSQRASVPPANEEEQGKKHLLKWKGPKKINRIYGDWLDDLPLGHNLPGRVGI
- the LOC106767594 gene encoding zinc finger CCCH domain-containing protein 39 isoform X2; the encoded protein is MNNDSLEQHSQQDQPPSIKRARIGDNNNSYPMACPPRMIQNPNFNKGTSHIFFKTRMCAKFRVGACRNGENCNFAHGVEDMRQPPPNWQELVGLRNEERLPSGNWDDDQKIIQKMKLCKKYYIGDECPYGDKCSFLHEDPAKFRDDSGRYRESTAINIGTNGSPKAYGDPSNCLESNKVVNTGLNVSRSNVKSTYWKTKLCIKFETTGHCPFGDDCHFAHGQAELQFPGGRNEAETAGAAPVSNKATIPTLARATPVPSNDAPPSQRASVPPANEEEQGKKHLLKWKGPKKINRIYGDWLDDLPLGHNLPGRVGI
- the LOC106769400 gene encoding nudix hydrolase 19, chloroplastic, yielding MSINVHSHAFAGNPLLSKFSCSGHPLPPSSALEALNAKIGLPNTHSYPSLSFKVLPFRNGRPLASSEASSGDSPPIWHLGWLGLDDLRVIFDKSGAQLSVDSLVYLNSSAEDDAVYWAIDVSAEVIELGSKTGLSFVELRTLMVATDWSDLQAMGSLAIAGHAKALLEWHNVSRFCGHCGEKTVPMEAGRRKQCSNGSCKKRIYPRVDPVVIMLVIDRENDRALLAKRPMRLHRLYTCLSGFTEPGESLEEAVRRETWEETRVEVGEVVYHSSQPWPVGPSAIPCQLMVGFFAYAKSLEITVDKKELEDAQWYSREEVRKALTSAKYKETQRTAAEKVEQICKGLEENRSFASDFNVESTGENAPIVFPGPFAIAHHLISSWAFSD